Proteins encoded together in one Vibrio metoecus window:
- a CDS encoding YjiH family protein, which translates to MQDNAQTLEPPVKSHSANLWMFLIPSLIGLFLFMAPISYDGALTIPVAVLAKSVQALLGDSLVTVVTVIIAFMSVASLVTKLFQPSGIMSRPFLNSLLNPSWLWLTVRIIGGAAVIMTFFQIGPKAIWEENTGGLVLQGLLPTLFSVFIFAGLLLPLLLNFGLLELFGSLLSKVMRPVFNLPGRSAIDCMASWLGDGSVGILLTSKQYEEKFYTQREAAVVGTTFSAVSITFSLVVIAQVELEHLFLPFYGAVCLAGFVAAVVIPRLPPLSWKKDTYIDGTKPHPDADAIPEGHTAFSWGMELALAKAAKVSSVKSVIAEGVRNAVDMVFGVLPVVMGLGTIALVIAEYTSVFSLLGQPFIPFLELLGVPEAVAASKTIVVGFADMFIPAILAASIDNEMTRFVIAAMSVTQLIYMSEVGALLLGSRIPVNIAELFVIFILRTLITLPVITAVAHLLF; encoded by the coding sequence ATGCAAGATAACGCGCAAACCCTAGAGCCGCCAGTAAAGAGCCATTCTGCTAATCTGTGGATGTTCCTGATCCCTTCTTTGATCGGGCTTTTCCTGTTTATGGCGCCCATCAGTTACGATGGTGCCTTGACTATTCCTGTAGCCGTATTAGCCAAGTCAGTCCAAGCTTTATTGGGTGATTCTCTGGTCACCGTCGTCACGGTAATTATTGCGTTTATGTCTGTCGCTTCTTTAGTGACAAAATTATTCCAACCAAGCGGGATCATGAGCCGCCCTTTCCTAAACAGTTTGCTCAATCCTTCTTGGCTTTGGCTAACCGTGCGCATTATTGGTGGTGCAGCAGTCATCATGACCTTCTTTCAAATCGGTCCGAAAGCGATCTGGGAAGAAAACACCGGCGGATTAGTGTTACAAGGTTTGCTCCCTACGCTCTTTTCAGTGTTTATCTTTGCCGGCTTACTACTGCCGTTGCTGCTCAATTTCGGTTTGTTAGAACTGTTTGGTAGCCTGCTGAGCAAAGTGATGCGCCCTGTTTTTAACTTGCCTGGCCGCAGCGCAATTGACTGTATGGCATCTTGGCTTGGTGATGGTAGCGTGGGGATCCTGCTCACCAGTAAGCAATACGAAGAAAAGTTTTATACGCAGCGTGAAGCCGCGGTAGTAGGTACCACTTTCTCTGCGGTTTCAATTACTTTTAGCTTAGTGGTGATTGCTCAAGTTGAGCTGGAGCACCTGTTCTTACCTTTCTATGGTGCGGTCTGTTTAGCGGGCTTTGTGGCTGCGGTCGTTATCCCTCGCCTACCCCCACTGTCATGGAAGAAAGATACCTACATCGATGGCACTAAGCCACACCCAGATGCCGATGCGATCCCTGAAGGTCATACCGCTTTTTCTTGGGGCATGGAACTGGCGCTAGCAAAAGCAGCAAAAGTCAGCTCAGTCAAATCGGTGATTGCTGAAGGTGTGCGTAATGCTGTCGATATGGTATTTGGCGTGCTGCCTGTAGTGATGGGCCTTGGTACGATTGCGCTCGTGATTGCGGAGTACACTTCTGTATTCTCTCTGTTAGGTCAGCCTTTCATTCCATTCTTAGAATTGCTAGGAGTGCCTGAAGCGGTGGCGGCATCAAAAACGATTGTGGTCGGTTTTGCTGATATGTTTATCCCAGCCATTTTAGCTGCGTCTATCGATAATGAGATGACTCGCTTTGTAATTGCCGCAATGTCGGTCACTCAGTTGATCTACATGTCTGAGGTCGGTGCTCTACTGCTGGGTAGCCGCATTCCGGTCAATATCGCCGAGCTGTTTGTCATCTTCATTTTGCGCACTCTCATCACTTTACCCGTCATTACTGCGGTAGCACATTTACTGTTCTAA
- a CDS encoding molybdopterin-dependent oxidoreductase, which produces MRWMWLILTLLCSSFAYSSEISIQIANEQPKVFSLKQLSTDLPKVSFSTQLPWLQGEHNYTGFRVNDLLEYLQQDQVSSVTFMALNDYAANISLADIQQYNPIVAYYMDGTEMKIRNKGPFWLVYNLNNNPKLNNPIYYNHMVWQISHILIHKKP; this is translated from the coding sequence ATGAGATGGATGTGGCTGATATTGACCTTATTGTGCAGTTCTTTTGCTTATTCGTCGGAAATTTCGATACAGATTGCAAATGAGCAACCTAAGGTTTTTTCGCTCAAGCAGTTAAGCACAGATTTACCTAAGGTTTCTTTCTCTACTCAACTACCCTGGCTACAAGGTGAGCATAACTATACGGGTTTCAGGGTGAATGACCTTCTTGAATATTTGCAACAAGATCAAGTCAGTTCTGTCACTTTTATGGCACTCAATGACTATGCTGCTAATATTTCATTAGCAGACATCCAGCAATACAATCCTATCGTGGCTTATTATATGGATGGGACAGAAATGAAGATCCGTAATAAAGGACCATTTTGGTTGGTGTACAACCTAAACAACAACCCGAAGCTGAACAATCCCATTTACTATAACCATATGGTTTGGCAGATAAGTCATATTCTGATTC